A segment of the Vagococcus hydrophili genome:
ACAAAATTTACTTATTACCAATGTACCTGCCTACTCACCAAATTCAGTTGCTGAATTTACAGTTAGTAGCGCTCTGAATTGTTTACGTCATACAGAAGAAATTCAACGACGTGTTCACTCTCAAGATTTTACTTGGGACAGTCGCATCCTTTCAAAAGAAGTTCGTTCCCTAACGATTGGTATTCTGGGAACAGGACGCATTGGACAAGTTACAGGACAAATTTTTAAAGGCTTTGGGGCGAATATTATTGGCTATGATTTGTATAAATCGACAGCCGCCGAAGAAATTTTAACTTACGAAGATGATTTTGATGTTTTTCTTGCTCAATCTGATATTGTTTCTATTCATATGCCACTAACAAAAGACAACCATCATTTATTCAATAAAGAAACCTTTGATAAAATGAAACCAGGCAGCATACTAATTAATGCGGCTCGAGGTGGTATTGTTGATACAAATGCCTTAATCAACGCTTTGAATGAAGGTCAATTAGCAGGGTGTGCTCTGGATACTTATGAACAAGAGATGAATTATGTCACGAAAGATTGGCAAAACAAAAAATTAGATGATCCCATTCTCCAAGAATTAATCCAACGTGAGGATGTATTATACACGCCTCACATT
Coding sequences within it:
- a CDS encoding D-2-hydroxyacid dehydrogenase, with the translated sequence MKKIIMMGAREDEKTFALEWGKKNNIDVTVTTEVLNNDTYHLVQGFDGISLQQTMGIPTEMYQQLRKDGFKQIAQRSAGFDMYDLEEATKQNLLITNVPAYSPNSVAEFTVSSALNCLRHTEEIQRRVHSQDFTWDSRILSKEVRSLTIGILGTGRIGQVTGQIFKGFGANIIGYDLYKSTAAEEILTYEDDFDVFLAQSDIVSIHMPLTKDNHHLFNKETFDKMKPGSILINAARGGIVDTNALINALNEGQLAGCALDTYEQEMNYVTKDWQNKKLDDPILQELIQREDVLYTPHIAFYTETAVENLVFGALEACLSVLTTGTAETIVNN